From a region of the Chrysemys picta bellii isolate R12L10 chromosome 7, ASM1138683v2, whole genome shotgun sequence genome:
- the TBC1D12 gene encoding TBC1 domain family member 12 isoform X9 — translation MTSIRTLNIKEYEARTGRTCKPAPQATRRKTFEFEPLSTTALILEDRPSNLPAKSIEEALRHRQEYDEMVAEAKKREIKEAHKRKRIMKERFKQEENIASAMVIWINEILPNWEGMRTTRRVRELWWQGLPPSVRGKVWSLAIGNELNITHELYEIFLSRAKERWKSFSETNSENDIEDAGVSVADREASLELIKLDISRTFPSFYIFQKGGPYHDLLHSVLGAYTCYRPDVGYVQGMSFIAAVLILNLEEADAFIAFANLLNKPCQLAFFRVDHSMMLKYFAAFEVFFEENLPKLFLHFKSYSLTPDIYLIDWIFTLYSKSLPLDLACRVWDVFCRDGEEFLFRTGLGILRLYEDILLQMDFIHIAQFLTKLPEDITSEKLFSCIAAIQMQNSNKKWAQVFASLMKDNKEGDKNHSPALKS, via the exons GAATATGAAGCACGAACAGGAAGAACATGTAAACCTGCACCCCAGGCAACAAGACGTAAAACTTTTGAATTTGAACCACTTTCAACTACTGCTCTTATTTTGGAGGATCGACCATC AAATCTTCCTGCCAAATCCATAGAGGAGGCTTTACGTCACAGACAAGAATATGATGAAATGGTGGCAGAGGCAAAAAAACGAG AAATTAAAGAAGCACATAAAAGGAAAAGAATAATGAAAGAACGATTCAAGCAAGAGGAGAATATTGCTAGTGCTATGGTGATTTGGATCAATGAAATATTACCTAACTGGGAAGGCAT GCGTACTACCCGAAGAGTTCGAGAATTGTGGTGGCAGGGGTTACCCCCAAGTGTTCGTGGGAAGGTCTGGAGTCTAGCTATAGGAAATGAATTAAATATTACTCATG AGCTCTATGAAATCTTCTTATCCAGAGCCAAGGAACGATGGAAAAGCTTCAGTGAGACAAATTCAGAGAATGATATAGAAG ATGCAGGTGTGTCTGTTGCTGACCGTGAGGCCAGCCTGGAACTAATTAAGCTGGATATATCACGCACATTTCCGTCCTTCTATATTTTTCAGAAG GGAGGTCCATATCATGATCTCTTGCATAGTGTCTTAGGAGCATATACATGTTACAGACCTGATGTGGGATAT GTTCAAGGGATGTCCTTCATTGCCGCAGTACTCATTCTCAATCTGGAAGAGGCAGATGCTTTCATTGCCTTTGCAAACCTCCTAAACAAGCCATGCCAGCTGGCCTTTTTTCGTGTGGATCACAGCATG ATGCTGAAATATTTTGCAGCATTTGAAGTATTCTTTGAAGAAAATCTCCCAAAACTATTTCTTCACTTCAAATCATATAGTCTTACTCCAGACATATACTTGATAGACTG GATCTTCACTCTCTACAGCAAGTCACTACCACTTGATCTGGCCTGTCGAGTCTGGGATGTCTTTTGTAGAGATGGAGAAGAGTTTTTGTTTAGAACAGGATTAGGAATCCTTCGATTATATGAAGATATCCTCCTACAGATGGACTTCATTCATATAGCACAGTTTCTAACAAAACTGCCCGAAGACATCACATCAGAAAAGCTTTTTAGTTGCATTGCAGCTATTCAGATGCAGAATAGTAACAAAAAATGGGCCCAG GTGTTTGCCTCACTAATGAAGGACAACAAAGAAGGTGACAAGAACCATAGCCCAGCACTGAAAAGCTAA